CCGCGCGACACGTCGGTCCTCCCCGCCGTCCTCGCGATGGCGAAGGAGGGCCGCTTCGTGTGGCTCGACAAGGGCAAGGCCCGGACCTCGACGACGCACGTCGCGAACCTGGTCCACGCGATCGAGCTCGCGCTGACGAAGGGCACGCCGGGCGAGGCGTACTTCATCGCCGACGACGGCACGCGCTCGATGCGCGACTTCCTCACCGCGCTCGCGCGCACGCAGGGCGTCGACCTCCCCGCCAAGAGCATGCCCGGCGCGCTCGCGCGCCCCGTCGCGCGCGTGGTCGAGAAGGCCTGGCGCGTCCGCCGCGCGACGACGAAGCCGCCGCTCACGCGCTTCGCGATCGACATGCTCTCCGCCACCGTCACGGTCGACACGCGCAAGGCGAAGCGCGATCTCGGCTACGAGCCCGTCATCGGCGTCGACGAAGGTCTCGCCCAGCTCGCTTCGGGGCGGTGAGCGCGTCAGCGCGTCAGCGCGCCGAGCACTCGCTGTTCGCGTTGCGGCCGAGGCAGGTGTTGATGCACGGCTGCATGTCGTCGGCGGTGCCGTAGACGCAGGTGCCGGCTTCCATCACGAGGTTCTGCACGTCCTGCCGCTTCGCGCCGCCGGTCTTGGAGTAGGCGCCGGCGAGGACGGGCTCGAGGTACGCGTTCTTGCCCGCGCCGTTCACGTAGCCGTTGCACACGCTCTTGCACTCGTCGCAGCTGAGCGCCTTCTGGCCGAAGAAGCCGTCCCGCTTCGCGTCGGCGACGCAGAAGCCCCAGTGCCGGACGATGTCGGCGCACACGGCCTTGTCCTGGCCCGACTGGACGATCGGCCGGAGGGCGGGGTTCTGGGTGTACGTCCCGAAGGCGGAGCACAGCTTGTCGGTGCCGCGCCGGATCGCCGCGGTCTGCTCCGCGATGCGCTCGTAGTCCTTGCCGAGGCAGTAGAGCTCGGTGCCGACGTCGACCGCGTTCGCGATGACGGTGGTGGTGCAGCTCGCGATCGAGCCGATCGTCCCGAGGGTGGAGAGCTGCGACGAGTACTTCGCGATCGAGGGGATCGTCGTCGCGCCGAGCGGGCCGAGGACGGTGCTGCACGAGTTCACGAAGCTCGCGACGTTCTTGAAGTTGCCGGTGAGCGCGGTGATGAACTTGACGAGGTTCTCCGCCGACCCGTTCTCCTCGAAGGCGTAGTACGCCTTGAACGTGCTCGAGAGGCCGAGCGTGATCTGGCTCGTGACGTTCGAGTAGAGGACGTCGATCTCGGCCGGCGTGAGCCCGACCGCGGCGGCGGTGAAGACGTCCTTCGTCGCGGCGCCGACCGCGTAGCCGCCGACGGTGCGCACGCACATGACCGCGCGCGCGGTGTTGACGTCCTTGACCTGGATCTTGCCGGCGAGCTTCGTGACCTGCGCCGCGATCGTCTTCGTGTCGCCGAGGATCTTGCCCGCGAGCTTCAGCTTCGCGCCGACCCCCGCCGTCGCCGCGTCGATCGCGCAGCTCGTCGTCCGATCGAACGTCGCCTTCGCGCGCGCCTGACTCGCTTGCACACCGCACACGTCCTCGTCCCCGTCCTCGACGTACGACGCCGCCTCCCCCTGCTCCTCCTCCTCCTCGATCGCAGGAGCCGCGCACCCCTGCGCAGCGAGACCAACGGACACGAGAGCAACGGCGACGAACAGAGAGGTGATTCGCATGTGTGTGGTTCGAGGTGCAGTACGAGCGTCAATAAAACTGAAATGTGTACATGCCGACGCGAGGCCGAGCGAGCTGGGGCCCCGGGAAGCGGCCGCGAAAGCGGGCGCGAAGCGCCCCGAGTCTTCGAGGGCCGTGTCCCGGGGTGGGGGTGTCGGGGGCGAAGCCCCTGACGTTGACCAAGATCCTCACACGCGCGTGCGGGCGCGGCCTTCGCGGTCGGAGAGCGGCGCGCGCGCGTCGTCGTCGCTGTTCATGGTCGTCGTCTCGTCGTCCTCCGCGAGCGGCGCCGACGTCTCGGCGGCGGAGCCGAGGCGGCGAATGGCGATACCAGGAGCAACAAAGACGAAACCGAGGGGCATGTAGTTCCACTTGCAGTCACGGTGCCACCTGCTGAAATCCCATTTCCCCCGAGAAAACAGCCTCCGCACCCGCTGGTCCCCACCCGATCCCCCGCCACGACGGTGTCAAAACACCGTTACGCCCTGGATCCTCGAGGCGCGCCTCCGCGCGCGGCGTGCATGCGCCCGCCGTAGACCTCGGCGGCGCCGGTTCCTTCCCGCACGCCGCGAGCCCGCGCCGGACAGCACCGCCATCGAGCCTCCAACGTCCCGCAATCTCGCCCCTCCCTCATCGGTACCGCCGAGCGACGTCCACATCGCATTCGACGTCGAGCCCAGGGCTAGCTCGGCGGGACGCTCGAGCGGGTGCTGAGGACGCCCTCGTCGGCGAGGCCGGCGATGAGGTCGGTGAAGCGGGCGGCGAGCTCCTTCTGCAGCATCTCCTCGACCGCCTCGGCGCTGTCGCACGCGAGCGCGCGCTCCGCGATCTCCTCGCACTCGGCGACCGTCATGCGCCGGATCGCCTCCTTGATCTCCGGGATCGCCGCCGCCTCCATCGAGAGATCGCGGAGGCCGAGGCCGACGAGGAGGATCGCGGCGAGCGGGTCGGACGCCATCGCGCCGCAGAGCGAGACAGGGCGCTCGTACTTCTTGCCCGCGTCGGTGACGGTGCGGATGAGGCGGAGGATGGCCGGGTTGAACGGCGAGGCCTGCGCCGCGAGCGACTGGCTCGCGCGATCGATCGCGAGCGAGTACTGCACGAGGTCGTTCGTCCCGATGCTGAAGAACTCGCTCTCGCGCGCGAACACGTCCGCGAGCACGGCCGCGGCGGGGACCTCGATCATCATCCCGAGGGGGATGTGCTCCTCGAACGAGAGCCCGCGCGCGCGCACGTGCTCGATCGCCTGGTCGAGGAGCCGCCGCACCTCGCGCATCTCGTGCACGCTCGCGACCATCGGGATCATGATCCGGACGTCGCCGTGCGCGCTCGCGCGGACCATCGCGCGGAGCTGGGTGAGGAAGACCTCGGGCTGACGCAGCGCGAGGCGCACCGCGCGGAGGCCGAGCGCGGGGTTCATCTCGGCCGGCATCTGGAACGTGCTCGCGAACTTGTCGCCGCCGATGTCGAAGGTGCGGAGCGTCACCGGCTGCGGAGAGACCGCCTCCACGATCGCGCGGTAGACCTCGTACTGCTCGTCCTCGCCCGGCTGCGTCGTGCGATCGATGTAGAGGAACTCGGTGCGGTAGAGGCCGATGCCCTGCGCGCCGTGGTCGACGGCGAGGATCGCCTCCGCCGGGAGCTCGACGTTCGCCTTCAGCGCGACCGGGACGCCGTCGCCGGTGACACACGGCTTGTGGCGCGCGGAGAGGAGGCGGCGCGCGAAGGCGAGGTGCTGCTCCGAGCGCTGGAGCGCCTCCTTGATCGCGGCCTCGCTCGGATGGATCGTGACGAGGCCGGTGAGGCCGTCGACGATGAGCGTGTCGCCGGTGCGGATCTCGGTGACCGCGTTCGTGACGCCGACCGCGGCCGGGATCTCGAGCGCGCGCGCCATGATCGAGGTGTGGCTCGTGCGCGTGCCGACCGACGTCACGAACGCGAGCGCGGGCTCGCGCACCATGCTCGCGGTGTCGGCGGGGCTGAGGTCGCGCGCGACGACGATCATCGGCTCGTCGAGGCGCACCGGGTGGTGGCCTTCGTCGCCGACGAGGGCGCGGAGGAGGCGATCGCACACGAACTCGACGTCGTGGCGCCGCTCCGAGATGTACGCGTCGCGCTCGGCCGCGTCGGGCGGGCCGAACATCGCGACGATCTCCTCGCACGCCTCCGAGACCGCCCACTCCGCGCACTTCTTTTCGTGGCGGACGCGCTTCTCGACCCGCTCGTGGAGCGTCGGATCGGCCAGCATCATCTCGTACGCCTCGAGGATCGGCGTCGCGTCGTGCATGGCCTGCGGCATCTTCGTCGACACCTCGCGCAGCGTGCGCTTCGCGTCGTGCACCGCCTGCTTGATCCGATCGAGCTCGTGCTGGACCTGACCGCTCGCGACGTGCCGGCGCACGAACGACGCCCGGAGATCGCCGAGGACGAGCGCGGGCCCGACCGCGACGCCCGGCGAGCCGGCGATGCCCTTGAGGACGCGCGACTCCTTGTGCTCGATCTCGGTCGAGCTCGGCGGCACCGTGGGGATCCGCGACTTCGTCGAGTCGCGGAAGTCCGCGCCGTCGCGCACGGTCGGCCCCGAGCCCGGCTCCGTCGAAGGCGAGGGGAAGGGGAGCGGCGTCGGCGCGCGGGGCGGAGGTCCTTTCTTCGACGCCATCAGCTCGGCTCTCCGAACCGATCGGCGATGAGCTTGCCGATCGCGTCGACGCACTCCGCGGCGCGCTCGCCGGTGGCGGTGACCTCGACGACGGTGCCCTTCGATCCGCAGAGGAGGAGCACGCCCATGACGCTCTTCGCGTTCGCGCTCTGCCCGCCGTGCGCGAGCGCGACCTCGCAGGGGAAGCGCGCCGCGAGCTGGACCAGCTTCGTCGCCGCGCGCGCGTGGAGGCCGAGGTCGTTCACGATCTTGAACTGGGCGGTCGCGCGGTCACTCATGGCATCCTCGGGACGGTGACGACGTCGGCGGCCGCCGGCGGAGGGATCGTGACGGCCGGGTCCTTCCGCACGACGTCACGGTGCACCACCGCGATTTCGATGCGGAGCTGACCGTCGCGTTTCGAGGACGCGCGCGTTTCGGCGTCGTGCAGCGACGTATCGAGCGCCCTCGCTACGTGCTCCGCGAGCACCACGCTGCGGTGCATCCCCCCGGTGCATCCAAACGCGATGGTAAGATAGCTTTTGCCCTCTTGCTCGTACTTCGGCACGACGTAGTTCAAGAGATCGAGCGTCTTCGCCAAAAACTCCGTAGTTTCGGGCAGACCCATGACGAAGTCGCGCACCGGCGCCTCCGTGCCGGGCACCCGTTTCAGCTCGGGGATGAAGTAGGGGTTCTTGAGGAACCGCACGTCGAACACGAGGTCCGCGTCCGCCGGCGGCCCGTATTTGTAGCCGAACGAGAGGATGCGGATCGTCATCCGCTCGGCGCTGCCGGACGCGGGGCCGAAGTAGGAGATGACCTGGCGGCGCAGGTCGTGGACGCCGAGCGACGTCGTGTCGATCACGCGCGTCGCGCGCGCGCGGAGCGGTGAGAGGCGCTCGCGCTCGAGGGTGACGCCCTCGAGGACCGACGCCGCGGGCGTGAGCGAGCCGTAGGTCGCGAGCGGGTGCGGGCGCCGCGTCTCGCTGAAGCGGCGGAGCAGGAGCTCGTCGGAGGCGTCGAGGAAGAGGACGGACAGATCGCGGTTGTGCTCGAGCGTCTCCAGCACGCGCCCGGCCTCGCCGAGGAACGCGCGGACGCGGACGTCCATCCCGAGCGCGACCCGCGTCATGCCGCCCTTCTCGCAGAGCGTGACCGCGTCGGCGGCGAGGACCGGCGGCAGGTTGTCGATGCAGAAGAACCCGAGGTCCTCGAGCGACCGGAGCGCGGTCGTCCGGCCACCACCGGACATCCCGGTGACGACGACCACCATCGTGCGCCGCCCGACCGACGGCGGCCCCGGCGTCATCATCCGTCGCCCCCCGATCCTCCGCGGTCGTTCGGGCGATAGACCGGGATCCAGGCGGAGCTCTCGTTCGAGGGGAGGCGCTGCGCGGCGGGGATCGCGCGATCGGAGTCGCCCCAGCCCGGCAGCGCGACGCTGCTGTTCGGCGCGGGGGTGCCGCTGCCGAGGTTGCCCGAGCTCGCCCCCGAGATCGGGGTGAGCGCGACGCTCTCGGGCTGATCCTCGATCGCCATCTCCGGCGCGATGCCGGCGTTCTCTTCCAGCCGCGCGAGGAGCTCGCGCGCGCTGTGTTTCCCCGCGCGGCGGAGGAGCTCGTTGCGCGCCGCCATCTCGAGCATCGCGCCCATGTCGCGGCCGGGCCGGACCGGCACCGTCACGAGCCGGATCGGCGTCCCGAGGATGGGGTAGTGCTCGTCGTCCACGCCGAGCCGATCATATTCCTTCTTTTCGTCCCATTCATCGAGTCGCACGATCATGTCGATTCGTTTGCGCTCGCGGACCGCGGTGACCCCGAAAAGGTCTTTGATGTTGAGGAGGCCGAGCCCGCGGACCTCGACATGGTGCCGCAGCATGTCGGCGGGGGAGCCGAAGACCATGCCCGGCGGACGCCACTCGCAGCGGACGACGTCGTCGGCGACGAGGCGGTGGCCGCGGAGCACGAGCTCCACCGCGCACTCGCTCTTGCCGATGCCGCTCTTGCCGAGGAGGAGGAGGCCGATCCCGAAGACGTCGACGAGGACGCCGTGGAGCGACGTCGACGGCGCGAGCTTCTCGTCGAGGAGCGCGTGGAAGGCGTTGATCGAGCGGCTCGAGCGCGCGTCGCTCATGAAGAGCGGCGTGCCGGTCGCCTCCGCGGCCTGCACGATCGCGCGCGGGCAGTCGGCGCGGCGCGTGACGACGACGCACGAGAGCCCGAGCGAGAAGAAGCCGCGCGCGGCCTCTCCGCGCTGATCGGTGCCGAGCGTCTCGAGGTACGAGAGCTCGGTCTCGCCGAGGACCTGCACCCGCGTCGGGACCACGCCGTAGTAGTGGCCCGCGAGCGCGAGGCCGCTCTTCTGCACGCGCGGGTGGCGAATCGGCCGTCCGAGCCCGCTCTCGCCGGCGAGGCGCGCGAGCTTGATGCCGAGCCGCGTGTCCTCGATCACCTCACGGACGGTGATGTCGAGCATCGGCGGCGGCGCCGAGCGCGCGGGCGGGTCGGACGGCGATTCGCTCATGGCCCCCGTTTGTCGCTCTCCTTCGCGGCGGCGATGTCACGTTCGCTCGCGCGGCCTTCCGGGATCGAGGGCGAGGCCGCCTCTTCCGCGCGGATCAGGTCGAAGACCGCCTGCGGATCCGGCGCGTGGATGAGGCGCTGCCGGAAGTCCTTGTTGCGGAGCAGCCGCGAGACACGAGCGAGCGTCTTGAGGTGCTCGCCGGTCGCGCGCTTCGGCGTGATGACGCCGAACAGGATGGTCACCGCGGCGTCGTCGATCGCTTGGAACTCGACGCCGTCGGGGACGATGAGGAGCGCGGCGACCTGCTCGTTGAGCTGCGGAAGCGCGCCGTGCGGAATGGCGACCCCCTCGCCGATGCCGGTGCTCTGGAGTTGCTCGCGATCGAGGAGCGCCTGCTCGACGTCGCGGACGCTGACGCCCGGACGCTCGCCGATCAGCTCGGCGAGGCGGGCGATGGCTGCTTCTTTGTTGAACCCTGGGTCCCTGCGCTGGATGCCGATGCGCTCGGGCGACAGGAGGTCGGAAAGGAGCATGATGGCTCGGAGGGAGGGGGAGTGGAGGCGAGCGAACGGCGCGCGATCACTCCTCCGGCTCGTCGGGGAGGAGGTGATCGGAGGCGCGGTCGGAGCCCTTCTTCGAGCGCGCGCCGTGCTCGTCACGGATCTGGCGTTCGAGCTTGTCGATCACCTTGTCGATCGTCGCGTACATGTCCTCGCTCTCCTCGTGCGCGTGGTAGTGCGCGCCGCCCGAGTGCAGATCGACTTCGGCCAAGTGGAGCGTCTTCTGACAGCTCAGCGTCACCTGTCCGTGCATGGGTTGCCGAAGGAACTTCTGGAGCTTCGCCACCTTCTCGTTCGCGTAGCCCTTCACCGCTTCGGACGCTTCCATCTGCCGGAAGGTGATGGAGATGTTCATTCGTGGGACCTCCTTGTTGGTCTCGATCGAGTGTATCGCTGACTACATGACGGCGCGCCGCGAAACTTCGGTCACGTCGTCGTCGAATTCGCGCGCGTTGAGGGGCGCGAGGAGCTTCGTCGCCGCGGCGACGGTGCTCGGGTCGTCGCGGCGCACCATCGCGGCGACCTGGGCCACGTAGTCGCGCAGGGACATGTGGGTCTGCTCCAGCGCCTTGCGCACGAGCGCGTCCGGCTCCGGCGTCGAGCTCTGCCCGGTGATGTGCAGCGCCGCGCCGTACGCGGCGTGCGCGGCGTGGAGCGCGTGGAGGAACGCGCCGCCGCCGAGGTCTTGAATGACGACGTCCCAGCGGTCGTAGGCGATGCGATCGAGCCGGTTCTGCGACTCGGTCCACTCGTCCTTGAAGTCGAGCGTGAGGAACTGGAGCCCCTTCGGGAAGAGCCCGTTGTACACCGAGCGGGCGTGGAGCACCCGCGAGTGCGCCTCCTCCGGCAGCTTCGTCCAGCCGAGGAGCCAGCTCTGCAGCGCGCCCCACGCGTCGTCGAGCTGGCGGTCGGCCGCGCGCGCCCGCGGGTCGGCCATCGAGCCCGACCGTTCGCGCGCGCGGATGCGCTGCTTCAGATCGTCGGTCGAGGCGATGAGGCGGGTCATCGCCTGGAGCGCGTCGGGCGACAGCCGTTCGCGGCGCGCGACGTTCTCGAGCTCCTCGACGAGCGAGAGCGTCCCTGCCTCCCCGAGAGGAGGCAGATGAATGAAGTCCTGCGCGGCGAAGGACCTCATGCCGCGACGCTCAGAACAGCTTCTTTCGCTTGCTGGAGGCGAGGATGCCGAGCATCTCGCGGTACTTCGCGACCGTGCGGCGGGCGATCTGGATGCCGTCCTGCTTCGCGAGGATCTCGACGATCGCCTGGTCGCTGAGCGGGTTCTGCTTGTCCTCGCCGTCGATGATCTTCTTGATCGCCTGCTTCACCGACTCGGACGCGATGTCCTCCTCCGCGACGCGGCGGATCGACGAGTTGAAGAAGTACTTCAGCTCGAAGAGGCCCTGCGGGGTGTGGACGTACTTGTTGGTCGTGACGCGCGAGATCGTCGACTCGTGCATGCCGACCGACTCGGCGACGTCGCGGAGGATCATCGGCTTGAGGTAGCTGACGCCCTTCTCGAAGAAGTCGCGCTGCTTCTCGACGATGCACTCGGTGACGCGGATGATCGTCTTCCGGCGCTGCTCGATCGCGCGGATGAGCCACTGCGCGTTGCGGAGCTTCTCGCCGATGAACTCCTTCGCGTTGGGGTCCTTGAGGAGCTGCTTCGTGAGGGCCTCGTTGATGTAGAGGCGCTGCACGCCGCGGTCGTTGTCGGAGACGATGAACTTCTCCGCCTCCTTCACGACGTAGACGTCGGGCGTGATCGCGATCTGCTTCTCGTCGGTCTCGCTGAAGTTGCGCGCGGGGCGCGACTCGAGCTTCTGGATCTCCTTGACCGACTCGTACACCTCTTCGACCGGCACCTTCAGGTCACGCGCGATCGCCTGGTAGTTGTGCTTTTCGAGGTTGTGGAGGTGCTTGTCGAGGATCTGGATGTCGAGGTCCTCGTGCCCGAACACCTCGGCCTGCACGAGCAGGCACTCGCGGAGGTCCCGCGCGCAGACGCCGACGGGATCGAACTCCTGCATCATGCGGAGCACCTCGGGCGCGTCCTCGGGATCGACGCCCGCTTCGTTCGCGAGCTCCTCGATCGTGAGGTCGGGGGTGCGCGTGCCGTCGGGGCGCTCCACGCCCTTCAAGTCGAGGAAGCCCTGATCGTCGAGGTTGCCGAGGACGAGC
This sequence is a window from Labilithrix sp.. Protein-coding genes within it:
- the ptsP gene encoding phosphoenolpyruvate--protein phosphotransferase yields the protein MASKKGPPPRAPTPLPFPSPSTEPGSGPTVRDGADFRDSTKSRIPTVPPSSTEIEHKESRVLKGIAGSPGVAVGPALVLGDLRASFVRRHVASGQVQHELDRIKQAVHDAKRTLREVSTKMPQAMHDATPILEAYEMMLADPTLHERVEKRVRHEKKCAEWAVSEACEEIVAMFGPPDAAERDAYISERRHDVEFVCDRLLRALVGDEGHHPVRLDEPMIVVARDLSPADTASMVREPALAFVTSVGTRTSHTSIMARALEIPAAVGVTNAVTEIRTGDTLIVDGLTGLVTIHPSEAAIKEALQRSEQHLAFARRLLSARHKPCVTGDGVPVALKANVELPAEAILAVDHGAQGIGLYRTEFLYIDRTTQPGEDEQYEVYRAIVEAVSPQPVTLRTFDIGGDKFASTFQMPAEMNPALGLRAVRLALRQPEVFLTQLRAMVRASAHGDVRIMIPMVASVHEMREVRRLLDQAIEHVRARGLSFEEHIPLGMMIEVPAAAVLADVFARESEFFSIGTNDLVQYSLAIDRASQSLAAQASPFNPAILRLIRTVTDAGKKYERPVSLCGAMASDPLAAILLVGLGLRDLSMEAAAIPEIKEAIRRMTVAECEEIAERALACDSAEAVEEMLQKELAARFTDLIAGLADEGVLSTRSSVPPS
- a CDS encoding HPr family phosphocarrier protein, with product MSDRATAQFKIVNDLGLHARAATKLVQLAARFPCEVALAHGGQSANAKSVMGVLLLCGSKGTVVEVTATGERAAECVDAIGKLIADRFGEPS
- the rapZ gene encoding RNase adapter RapZ; this encodes MVVVVTGMSGGGRTTALRSLEDLGFFCIDNLPPVLAADAVTLCEKGGMTRVALGMDVRVRAFLGEAGRVLETLEHNRDLSVLFLDASDELLLRRFSETRRPHPLATYGSLTPAASVLEGVTLERERLSPLRARATRVIDTTSLGVHDLRRQVISYFGPASGSAERMTIRILSFGYKYGPPADADLVFDVRFLKNPYFIPELKRVPGTEAPVRDFVMGLPETTEFLAKTLDLLNYVVPKYEQEGKSYLTIAFGCTGGMHRSVVLAEHVARALDTSLHDAETRASSKRDGQLRIEIAVVHRDVVRKDPAVTIPPPAAADVVTVPRMP
- the hprK gene encoding HPr(Ser) kinase/phosphatase, with protein sequence MSESPSDPPARSAPPPMLDITVREVIEDTRLGIKLARLAGESGLGRPIRHPRVQKSGLALAGHYYGVVPTRVQVLGETELSYLETLGTDQRGEAARGFFSLGLSCVVVTRRADCPRAIVQAAEATGTPLFMSDARSSRSINAFHALLDEKLAPSTSLHGVLVDVFGIGLLLLGKSGIGKSECAVELVLRGHRLVADDVVRCEWRPPGMVFGSPADMLRHHVEVRGLGLLNIKDLFGVTAVRERKRIDMIVRLDEWDEKKEYDRLGVDDEHYPILGTPIRLVTVPVRPGRDMGAMLEMAARNELLRRAGKHSARELLARLEENAGIAPEMAIEDQPESVALTPISGASSGNLGSGTPAPNSSVALPGWGDSDRAIPAAQRLPSNESSAWIPVYRPNDRGGSGGDG
- a CDS encoding PTS sugar transporter subunit IIA, with the translated sequence MLLSDLLSPERIGIQRRDPGFNKEAAIARLAELIGERPGVSVRDVEQALLDREQLQSTGIGEGVAIPHGALPQLNEQVAALLIVPDGVEFQAIDDAAVTILFGVITPKRATGEHLKTLARVSRLLRNKDFRQRLIHAPDPQAVFDLIRAEEAASPSIPEGRASERDIAAAKESDKRGP
- the raiA gene encoding ribosome-associated translation inhibitor RaiA, with product MNISITFRQMEASEAVKGYANEKVAKLQKFLRQPMHGQVTLSCQKTLHLAEVDLHSGGAHYHAHEESEDMYATIDKVIDKLERQIRDEHGARSKKGSDRASDHLLPDEPEE
- the rpoN gene encoding RNA polymerase factor sigma-54, with the protein product MEIKQQLKLSQQLVMTPQLQQAIRLLQLSRLELIEEIRKECDANPVLADEDFEPRARTSENNSASTIETTSMEQGERRIDMLDERKRHETGEAQKTDNKQTNEIDWEQFLENRTLQQPLPANRGGFEEMPPIEQNLTKGESLVDHLRWQIQMSDMTDAEKRFAELVLGNLDDQGFLDLKGVERPDGTRTPDLTIEELANEAGVDPEDAPEVLRMMQEFDPVGVCARDLRECLLVQAEVFGHEDLDIQILDKHLHNLEKHNYQAIARDLKVPVEEVYESVKEIQKLESRPARNFSETDEKQIAITPDVYVVKEAEKFIVSDNDRGVQRLYINEALTKQLLKDPNAKEFIGEKLRNAQWLIRAIEQRRKTIIRVTECIVEKQRDFFEKGVSYLKPMILRDVAESVGMHESTISRVTTNKYVHTPQGLFELKYFFNSSIRRVAEEDIASESVKQAIKKIIDGEDKQNPLSDQAIVEILAKQDGIQIARRTVAKYREMLGILASSKRKKLF